The following proteins come from a genomic window of Pirellula staleyi DSM 6068:
- a CDS encoding serine/threonine-protein kinase produces the protein MTDPHSLVDNDEDPRVFEVVQEYLQQIEAGGYPNRTELAAKYPELTATIEPYLDAIEMLHQARPNLRDSGNLAADRSVAKPLAIGQPLGDFQLVRQIGRGGMGVVYEAIQLSLSRKVAVKVLPFAAALDARQLQRFRNEAQAAAALHHAHIVPVYGIGHERGVHFYVMQLIAGNNLASLIDRMRLEALGKSHDGYSDTEILPPSEPAAPQSQIETGPTAGAELTTRRVHQKKEYFRSAAKMIAQAADALDYAHSLGIVHRDVKPANILVDESGSIWVADFGLAQIQTDHGLTHTGDLLGTLRYMSPEQAAGRSGQIDHRTDVYSLGATLYELLTLRSLFEADNRQSLLCQILENEPRSLRSCERSIPKELETITLKALAKSPSDRYASAREMCDDLQRYLSDLPIRARKPTLLERVSKWGRRHRGIVIAAVSTLALLVAGLTIAVGMTASAYQRERVKAAEAAKQFDRAEQNFQQARAAVDEFTRIAEESLTGHPMMESARIRMLQSALAYYQTFIEQHRNEHSLQVELEESMSKVEQILDELYTIAGAGKYILLLHPEVERELDLTQPQIATIRDFDMKWRALFRDFGGNVTRTAREQQRLVLAREQDAAIRELLSEAQEARFQQLVWQDEGPRALEDQTLADQLQLSTAQRAEIRRLLAEYPSFRMGPPRHLPPGPEPPFAPEGAHFPRPNGPPPPGHDRFSQASSEILEREFAKILTQDQQTKWKQLLGEPLTLRNRSDLP, from the coding sequence ATGACCGATCCCCACTCGCTGGTCGATAACGACGAAGATCCTCGCGTGTTCGAAGTGGTGCAGGAATATCTGCAGCAGATCGAAGCGGGGGGCTACCCAAACCGAACCGAACTGGCCGCCAAATATCCGGAACTCACCGCGACGATCGAGCCCTATCTCGATGCCATCGAAATGCTGCATCAGGCCCGGCCTAATCTGCGCGATAGTGGCAATCTGGCTGCCGATCGCTCGGTCGCCAAGCCGCTCGCCATCGGACAGCCGCTCGGAGATTTTCAGCTCGTTCGGCAAATCGGACGGGGCGGCATGGGGGTGGTGTATGAAGCGATTCAGCTGTCGCTGAGCCGCAAAGTCGCGGTCAAGGTGTTGCCGTTTGCAGCAGCACTCGACGCGCGGCAACTGCAGCGATTTCGCAACGAAGCGCAAGCTGCTGCAGCGCTGCATCACGCGCACATTGTGCCGGTCTATGGCATTGGCCACGAACGCGGAGTGCACTTCTACGTGATGCAGCTGATTGCTGGGAACAATCTCGCATCGCTCATCGATCGGATGCGCCTCGAGGCATTGGGAAAATCGCACGACGGCTATAGCGATACGGAAATCCTTCCACCATCGGAGCCTGCTGCGCCGCAATCGCAAATCGAAACGGGCCCCACCGCCGGCGCTGAACTAACAACACGCCGCGTGCATCAGAAGAAGGAATACTTTCGCAGCGCCGCAAAAATGATCGCGCAAGCTGCCGACGCGCTCGACTATGCCCATTCGCTGGGAATTGTTCATCGCGATGTGAAGCCGGCCAACATTCTGGTCGACGAAAGTGGTTCGATTTGGGTCGCCGACTTTGGTCTGGCGCAAATTCAAACCGATCATGGACTCACGCATACCGGCGATTTGCTCGGAACGTTGCGCTACATGAGTCCCGAACAAGCAGCGGGGCGGTCGGGGCAAATCGATCATCGTACCGACGTCTACTCCCTCGGCGCAACGCTCTACGAACTCCTCACGCTGCGCTCACTATTCGAGGCCGACAATCGCCAATCGCTCCTCTGCCAGATTCTCGAAAACGAGCCCCGATCGCTCCGGTCGTGCGAGCGATCGATCCCCAAAGAACTGGAAACGATTACGCTCAAAGCGCTCGCGAAATCTCCCAGCGATCGCTACGCCTCAGCGCGCGAGATGTGCGACGATTTACAGCGTTATCTCAGCGACCTGCCGATCCGAGCGCGCAAGCCAACCCTTCTCGAACGCGTTTCCAAATGGGGACGAAGGCATCGCGGCATTGTGATCGCAGCTGTCAGCACGCTCGCGCTGCTGGTCGCCGGTCTCACCATTGCTGTGGGGATGACCGCTTCGGCCTATCAGCGCGAACGTGTGAAAGCGGCTGAAGCAGCCAAACAGTTCGACCGCGCTGAACAAAATTTCCAGCAAGCGCGAGCGGCTGTCGACGAGTTCACCCGCATCGCTGAGGAGTCCCTGACCGGCCATCCCATGATGGAATCGGCCCGCATTCGGATGCTCCAGTCGGCCCTGGCCTACTATCAAACGTTCATCGAGCAGCATCGCAACGAACACAGCTTGCAGGTAGAGCTTGAAGAGAGCATGTCGAAGGTCGAGCAAATTTTAGACGAGCTCTACACCATCGCCGGCGCAGGGAAATACATTCTGCTGCTCCACCCCGAAGTCGAGCGCGAGCTCGACCTAACACAGCCGCAAATCGCAACGATTCGCGACTTCGACATGAAATGGCGTGCACTGTTTCGCGACTTCGGTGGCAATGTCACCCGCACCGCTCGGGAACAGCAACGTTTGGTACTGGCCCGCGAGCAAGATGCGGCGATTCGTGAACTCCTCTCCGAAGCACAAGAGGCGAGATTTCAGCAGCTGGTGTGGCAAGACGAAGGTCCCCGTGCCCTCGAAGATCAAACGCTGGCCGATCAACTGCAACTCTCCACCGCACAGCGCGCCGAGATCCGTCGGCTGCTTGCGGAATACCCTTCCTTTCGAATGGGGCCGCCGCGCCACTTGCCCCCCGGCCCCGAGCCACCTTTTGCTCCCGAAGGGGCACACTTCCCGCGCCCCAACGGTCCGCCACCCCCTGGACACGATCGATTCTCGCAGGCTTCGAGCGAAATCTTAGAACGTGAGTTCGCCAAAATACTCACCCAAGACCAACAGACCAAGTGGAAACAATTGCTGGGGGAACCTCTGACGTTGAGAAATCGAAGCGACCTCCCTTGA